From a region of the Aeoliella mucimassa genome:
- a CDS encoding S1 family peptidase, whose amino-acid sequence MIKTHDDRVLAATAAHLIGSAGGVEPEIPINQLNSKIRAWKMFPRTMPDDYIEVHSLGVRGLDDEILDWLVLSIENADPLPGYPLKLRKEPVRIGETVYLIGCPYIEQDCKQNVYTGTITERAFGDRFRYDIEPPVDIRGFSGAPIIDEKGYVVGVMTVWFDPKMSGDEYLEAGGEDIASIYELVQRSN is encoded by the coding sequence TTGATCAAAACCCACGATGATCGTGTTCTGGCCGCTACCGCCGCTCACTTGATTGGATCTGCAGGCGGTGTCGAACCAGAAATCCCGATCAATCAGCTGAATTCGAAGATTCGAGCATGGAAGATGTTCCCACGCACAATGCCCGATGACTATATCGAGGTTCATTCGCTCGGCGTGCGAGGACTCGATGATGAAATCCTCGATTGGTTAGTACTTTCAATCGAGAACGCCGATCCACTTCCTGGATATCCGCTCAAACTACGCAAGGAACCTGTTCGGATTGGTGAGACCGTCTATCTGATCGGATGCCCCTACATCGAACAAGACTGCAAACAAAATGTGTATACAGGCACGATCACCGAACGAGCATTTGGCGATCGTTTTCGCTATGACATTGAACCACCCGTTGATATTCGCGGGTTCAGCGGCGCGCCCATCATTGACGAGAAGGGCTACGTCGTCGGGGTAATGACGGTGTGGTTCGATCCCAAGATGTCCGGTGACGAATATCTCGAAGCTGGTGGTGAGGATATCGCGTCGATCTATGAATTGGTCCAACGCAGCAACTGA
- a CDS encoding helix-turn-helix domain-containing protein: MKKHIVCLDHQARGGLEQLARSGARAAQVVRRCQILLKSDSGCTDEEIAEHVGCTTRNVRAVRKRFCEEGVQRAVYDAPRSGRPPEFTKRQQQQVIALACSEPPEGRARWTLELLCEHAVKEGFVDSLSVTEVSLWLKEHDLKPWRKKLGACPS, translated from the coding sequence ATGAAAAAGCACATTGTTTGCCTGGACCACCAGGCCCGTGGAGGTTTGGAGCAGCTAGCACGCTCAGGCGCCCGCGCGGCGCAAGTGGTGCGTCGCTGCCAGATATTATTGAAATCGGACTCGGGATGCACCGACGAAGAGATCGCCGAGCATGTGGGCTGCACGACGCGCAACGTCCGAGCCGTCCGAAAGCGGTTCTGCGAAGAGGGCGTCCAGCGGGCGGTGTACGATGCGCCTCGCTCGGGCCGCCCCCCAGAGTTCACCAAGCGGCAGCAGCAACAGGTAATCGCCCTGGCGTGCAGCGAGCCGCCCGAGGGACGGGCTCGCTGGACGCTGGAATTGTTGTGCGAGCACGCGGTGAAGGAAGGCTTCGTCGATTCGCTCAGCGTGACGGAGGTCTCGCTGTGGCTCAAGGAACACGACCTGAAGCCGTGGCGAAAAAAACTTGGTGCGTGCCCAAGCTGA
- the phnD gene encoding phosphate/phosphite/phosphonate ABC transporter substrate-binding protein gives MADAENTPPATTSESSSLSISRVGAIVIPIAVVLVGIWLYQKNQPAATKKKLESDQLSRLLAQSDREPLEGWTDSDGDLLPDAPPADEGVAPEKLVFSYVASKEPSETELQAWQPFLDALAEKTGLPTEATQYETVPKQLSAMAAGELHVTAFNTGAVPSAVTTAGFIPVCTLGSADGFGYKMKLLVKADSEIQDTADLKGKRVMFVRPNSNSGFKAAFSYLMNEQQMLAGRDYEYGFSMGHDLSIKELLAGHADAAPVASDLFDRLVKSGEVSADAIRVIYESNTFPPVALGYAYNLKPELRDTIKQTFLDFTWEGTPLAESYGASGRDRFVPVDYKTDWEIVRDIDEQLETLRKAQ, from the coding sequence ATGGCCGACGCTGAGAACACCCCGCCTGCTACCACTAGCGAATCCTCCTCCCTGTCGATCTCTCGCGTGGGAGCAATTGTGATTCCGATCGCCGTTGTTCTGGTAGGCATCTGGCTCTACCAGAAGAATCAACCTGCGGCCACGAAGAAGAAGCTGGAGAGCGATCAACTCTCGCGTCTGCTGGCCCAAAGTGATCGCGAACCGCTTGAAGGGTGGACCGACAGCGACGGCGACCTGCTGCCCGATGCCCCGCCGGCCGACGAGGGCGTCGCGCCTGAAAAACTGGTGTTCAGTTACGTTGCTTCGAAAGAGCCGAGCGAAACCGAACTGCAGGCCTGGCAGCCATTTCTCGATGCCTTGGCCGAGAAGACCGGTTTGCCAACCGAGGCCACGCAGTACGAAACTGTCCCCAAACAACTTTCGGCGATGGCGGCCGGAGAGTTGCACGTGACTGCTTTCAACACCGGGGCGGTCCCATCGGCGGTCACGACGGCCGGATTCATCCCGGTCTGCACGCTCGGCTCGGCAGATGGCTTTGGCTACAAGATGAAGCTGTTGGTGAAAGCCGATAGCGAGATTCAAGACACGGCCGACCTGAAGGGCAAACGCGTGATGTTCGTCCGGCCCAACTCCAACTCGGGCTTCAAAGCGGCTTTCTCGTATCTCATGAACGAACAGCAAATGCTTGCCGGGCGGGACTACGAGTATGGTTTTTCGATGGGGCACGACTTGTCGATCAAGGAACTCCTGGCTGGCCACGCCGATGCGGCCCCGGTGGCCAGCGATCTGTTCGACCGGTTGGTCAAGAGCGGCGAGGTTTCGGCCGACGCGATTCGTGTGATCTACGAGTCGAACACTTTCCCCCCAGTCGCACTTGGCTATGCCTACAATCTGAAGCCAGAGCTACGCGATACGATCAAGCAAACGTTTCTCGACTTCACCTGGGAAGGAACTCCGCTGGCCGAATCGTATGGGGCTTCGGGCCGCGACCGGTTTGTGCCGGTCGATTACAAAACCGACTGGGAGATTGTCCGCGATATCGACGAGCAGCTCGAAACCCTGCGGAAGGCTCAATAG
- the wecB gene encoding non-hydrolyzing UDP-N-acetylglucosamine 2-epimerase — protein sequence MRVAVVMGTRPEAIKMAPVIQALEKQPGLEPWVVHTGQHRELIDQVIDLFELRVDRRLDVMQPGQTLASLTSRLVERFDEVLVADRPDLVLVQGDTTSVLSCALASFYRGIPVGHVEAGLRTGNMAAPFPEEANRRLTTPLASLHFAPTTTAQQHLLDEHVPQEQIHVTGNTVIDALAWEIDRQQQPSTAAALQQQLTELVGPDYGSKRYVLVTGHRRENFGDGFAQICQALKSLADQFADHLFVYPVHLNPNVKQIVHQQLGETPNIRLIPPQPYREFVALLAGCHVVLTDSGGVQEEAPSLGKPVLVMRETTERPEGVVAGTVKLVGAKAEVIVEQVSTLLSDSQAYRAMAEVANPYGDGHAAQRIVEAILEKYGREQ from the coding sequence ATGCGTGTTGCGGTTGTCATGGGCACTCGGCCCGAAGCCATCAAAATGGCTCCTGTGATTCAGGCTCTAGAGAAGCAACCTGGACTCGAACCGTGGGTGGTTCACACGGGACAGCATCGTGAGCTGATCGACCAGGTGATCGATTTGTTCGAGCTTCGCGTCGACCGCCGGCTCGATGTGATGCAGCCGGGGCAAACCTTGGCGTCGCTTACTTCGCGACTGGTCGAGCGGTTCGACGAGGTGCTGGTCGCTGATCGCCCCGACCTGGTGCTCGTGCAGGGCGATACGACCTCGGTGCTGTCGTGCGCCCTGGCGTCGTTTTACCGCGGCATTCCCGTGGGACACGTGGAGGCAGGTCTGCGGACCGGCAACATGGCGGCTCCGTTTCCCGAGGAAGCCAATCGGCGGTTGACCACACCGCTGGCGAGTTTGCATTTTGCTCCGACCACCACCGCCCAGCAGCATTTGCTGGACGAGCACGTTCCCCAAGAGCAGATCCACGTGACTGGCAACACGGTGATCGACGCCCTGGCGTGGGAGATCGATCGCCAGCAGCAACCCAGCACCGCGGCGGCCCTGCAGCAACAGCTGACCGAGCTAGTAGGGCCCGATTATGGCAGCAAGCGTTATGTGCTGGTCACCGGCCATCGCCGCGAAAACTTCGGCGACGGCTTTGCCCAAATCTGTCAGGCGCTAAAATCGCTGGCCGATCAGTTTGCGGACCACCTGTTTGTGTACCCGGTGCATCTGAACCCAAACGTCAAGCAGATCGTGCATCAGCAACTCGGCGAGACTCCGAACATTCGCCTGATCCCTCCGCAGCCCTATCGCGAGTTTGTCGCTTTACTGGCAGGTTGTCACGTGGTGCTTACCGACTCGGGCGGCGTGCAGGAGGAAGCCCCCAGCCTGGGCAAGCCGGTGCTGGTGATGCGAGAGACGACCGAACGCCCTGAAGGGGTGGTTGCGGGAACCGTGAAGCTCGTCGGCGCGAAAGCCGAGGTGATTGTCGAGCAGGTGTCCACGTTGCTCTCCGACTCGCAGGCGTATCGCGCGATGGCCGAAGTGGCGAATCCCTACGGGGATGGTCATGCGGCGCAGCGGATCGTCGAAGCCATCCTCGAGAAGTACGGCCGCGAGCAATAA
- a CDS encoding TrmH family RNA methyltransferase: MITSRQNPRIKAACALRNRSTREQESKALVYGVRESARALAVGAKPLECLWCSKYFRSDEASAVVDELRQAGADVVELSDDAFDKLAYGDRLDGVVSVFATKPRGVADLELPDRPLVAVLEGIEKPGNLGAILRSADGAGVDAVVVADPVIDLYNPNAIRASVAAVFQPNVVTATSAEVIAWLRDRSLAIWAARPDAEGPYWAADYCQGGAIVLGSESQGLTDAWLGSGMQPVMLPMLGVADSLNVSVTAAILFYEARRQRSIAP, translated from the coding sequence ATGATCACCAGTCGCCAGAACCCTCGCATCAAAGCCGCTTGCGCGCTGCGGAATCGCAGCACCCGCGAGCAAGAGTCGAAGGCCCTTGTGTACGGAGTCCGCGAGTCGGCCCGCGCCCTGGCGGTGGGGGCCAAGCCACTGGAGTGCCTGTGGTGCAGCAAGTACTTTCGCAGCGACGAAGCGTCGGCCGTGGTCGACGAGCTGCGACAAGCCGGGGCCGATGTGGTGGAGCTCTCCGACGACGCGTTCGACAAACTCGCCTACGGCGATCGGCTCGATGGGGTCGTTTCGGTCTTTGCGACCAAGCCCCGCGGGGTGGCCGACCTCGAACTGCCTGACCGCCCGCTGGTAGCGGTGCTTGAAGGCATCGAGAAACCTGGCAACCTGGGTGCCATCCTGCGTTCGGCCGACGGAGCGGGAGTCGACGCGGTGGTGGTCGCCGACCCGGTGATCGATCTTTACAACCCGAATGCTATTCGCGCCAGCGTGGCTGCGGTGTTTCAGCCCAACGTGGTCACGGCCACCTCGGCCGAGGTGATTGCCTGGCTGCGTGATCGCTCGCTCGCCATCTGGGCTGCGAGGCCTGATGCCGAGGGGCCGTACTGGGCGGCCGATTATTGCCAGGGGGGAGCCATCGTGCTCGGCAGCGAGTCGCAAGGGCTGACCGACGCCTGGCTCGGCAGCGGCATGCAACCGGTGATGCTCCCCATGCTCGGAGTGGCCGACAGCCTGAACGTATCGGTCACCGCGGCCATCCTGTTCTACGAAGCCCGCCGACAACGCTCGATCGCGCCCTAA
- a CDS encoding sulfurtransferase, producing the protein MSTLNVAAYKFVSLDQLEDRRSRLRRFCHEQELRGTILIAPEGINMFIAGERPNVDALMELLQSDPAIGPLEIKESYSDYQPFTRMLVKIKREIIAFGIEGIDPAQYTSKRIEPAELKQWLDEGRPVTLLDTRNDYEVELGTFENAVHLDIDHFRDFPERVEAMPAEVREQPVVTFCTGGIRCEKAAPMLERLGFRDVYQLHGGILNYFEQVGGEHYRGDCFVFDQRVAVDAALSETDAAQCYACQSILSPEDQQSPYYVKGKSCPRCYQTSDEAMQQSIAQRHREIAEYTSPLPGSTPYDNYLPAHVSQALDGLTVLEFLQAVIPAVDEDVWKQKISEGRILLEGKAVAEDRRVAVGEKYMHWLSDVVEPEVNVDIRILYEDVDLVVVDKPAPLPMHEGGRYCKNTLSAILNQVYYPERLRHAHRLDANTTGLVLWSRNRRFAKLLQPQFTRGEVQKWYVARVIGHPEQDEFTCNQPIAVEPTLIGARIAETDGKPAETRFTVHSRNDDGTSLLIVQPITGRTNQIRVHLWSLGLPIVGDPTYLTEGRLGDQQTLSMDQPPMCLHAWRIAFRRPQATELTEFAAPLPEWAAEMETPVGQGG; encoded by the coding sequence ATGTCTACGCTCAATGTTGCTGCCTATAAGTTCGTTTCGCTCGATCAGCTCGAGGATCGCCGCAGTCGGTTACGCCGCTTTTGCCACGAGCAAGAGTTGCGGGGGACCATATTGATTGCCCCCGAAGGCATCAATATGTTCATCGCCGGCGAGCGGCCCAATGTCGACGCCCTGATGGAGTTGCTGCAGTCCGACCCGGCCATCGGGCCGCTGGAGATCAAGGAGAGCTACTCCGACTACCAGCCGTTCACCCGGATGCTGGTGAAAATCAAACGGGAGATCATTGCGTTTGGTATCGAAGGCATCGATCCGGCGCAGTACACCTCCAAGCGCATCGAGCCGGCTGAGCTCAAGCAATGGCTCGACGAAGGACGCCCGGTCACGCTGCTCGACACGCGGAACGACTACGAAGTGGAGCTCGGCACCTTTGAAAACGCGGTGCATCTCGACATCGATCACTTTCGCGACTTCCCCGAACGGGTCGAAGCGATGCCGGCCGAAGTGCGTGAGCAACCGGTGGTGACCTTTTGCACGGGTGGGATTCGCTGCGAGAAGGCGGCCCCGATGCTCGAGCGACTTGGCTTTCGCGATGTCTATCAGCTGCATGGCGGCATTCTGAATTACTTCGAGCAAGTCGGCGGCGAGCACTACCGCGGCGACTGCTTTGTGTTCGATCAGCGGGTCGCTGTGGATGCGGCCTTGAGCGAAACCGACGCGGCCCAGTGCTACGCGTGCCAGTCGATTCTCTCGCCCGAAGATCAGCAATCGCCCTACTACGTGAAGGGCAAGTCGTGTCCCCGCTGCTACCAAACCAGCGACGAGGCCATGCAGCAGTCGATTGCCCAGAGGCATCGCGAGATCGCTGAGTACACGTCGCCGCTCCCCGGCAGCACGCCTTACGACAACTATCTGCCAGCCCACGTGTCGCAAGCACTCGATGGGCTGACCGTGCTGGAGTTTCTGCAAGCGGTGATTCCAGCGGTGGATGAGGACGTGTGGAAGCAGAAGATCAGCGAAGGCCGCATTCTGCTCGAAGGCAAGGCGGTGGCGGAAGATCGTCGCGTCGCGGTCGGCGAGAAGTACATGCACTGGCTCAGCGACGTGGTCGAGCCCGAAGTGAACGTCGACATTCGTATTCTCTACGAGGATGTCGACTTGGTGGTCGTCGACAAACCGGCACCGCTGCCGATGCACGAGGGGGGGCGGTACTGCAAGAACACGCTCTCCGCCATTTTGAATCAGGTGTACTATCCCGAACGCCTGCGGCACGCCCATCGGTTGGATGCCAACACGACCGGCCTGGTGCTGTGGTCGCGGAATCGAAGGTTTGCCAAGTTGCTGCAGCCGCAATTCACCCGTGGCGAAGTGCAGAAGTGGTACGTGGCCCGCGTGATTGGCCATCCCGAGCAGGACGAGTTCACCTGCAACCAGCCGATCGCGGTCGAGCCCACCCTTATCGGCGCCCGCATCGCCGAGACCGATGGCAAGCCGGCCGAAACCCGGTTTACCGTGCACTCTCGCAACGACGATGGTACCTCGCTGCTGATCGTCCAACCGATTACCGGGCGCACCAACCAGATTCGGGTGCACCTGTGGTCGCTGGGGCTGCCGATCGTGGGCGATCCCACCTACCTGACCGAAGGCCGCCTGGGAGATCAGCAGACGCTCTCTATGGACCAACCCCCGATGTGCCTACACGCTTGGCGCATCGCGTTCCGACGTCCGCAGGCGACCGAGCTTACCGAATTCGCCGCTCCGCTCCCTGAGTGGGCTGCTGAGATGGAAACGCCAGTAGGGCAGGGCGGATGA
- a CDS encoding glycosyltransferase family 4 protein: protein MTAKPRVLFISQVYVPDPASVGQHMADAAVAMVERGYEVKVLTSARGYADPSVKYPSREVLDGVDVIRLPLSSLGKRTILHRVVGQLMFLLQAVIRGLFMPRLAGMVVSTSPPMASLAALLIHWLRGIPFTFWAMDLNPDQVLATGAMKPSSPAVKAMNWLNRRNLHAASAIIALDSFMAERLYAKLDVRDKTFVFPPWPMEDSLRIVPKQENPFVKEHGLENKRVIMYSGNHGVTTPVDPLVDAALELQDNEHLHFMFIGAGAGKQVVDEAIAKHHPRNLVSLPYQPLSEIGNSLSAADVHLVLMSEALIGIVHPCKVYGAMAVGKPILFLGPVPSHISEILELAPIGWQIPTGDPNAVREVLKEIDNTSDEQLADMGRQARALIDDRFSKAKLCDRFCEIVEGTLKQRVEATSTTTSTASS, encoded by the coding sequence ATGACGGCGAAGCCACGCGTACTGTTTATTAGCCAGGTCTATGTTCCAGACCCTGCTTCGGTAGGGCAACATATGGCCGATGCGGCCGTGGCCATGGTGGAACGTGGGTACGAAGTCAAAGTACTGACCTCCGCGCGGGGGTACGCCGATCCATCGGTGAAGTACCCCAGCCGCGAGGTGCTCGACGGAGTCGATGTGATTCGTTTGCCGCTCTCTTCGCTCGGCAAGCGAACCATTTTGCATCGAGTCGTCGGGCAGTTGATGTTCTTGCTGCAAGCGGTGATCCGCGGGCTGTTCATGCCCCGCTTGGCCGGCATGGTCGTAAGCACCTCGCCTCCCATGGCGTCGTTGGCAGCGCTGCTGATTCATTGGCTGCGCGGCATCCCCTTCACCTTCTGGGCGATGGATTTGAATCCCGACCAGGTGTTGGCCACCGGGGCGATGAAGCCTTCGTCGCCGGCAGTGAAAGCCATGAACTGGCTCAATCGCCGGAACCTGCATGCCGCGTCGGCGATTATCGCCCTCGACAGTTTCATGGCCGAGCGGCTGTACGCCAAACTCGACGTGCGTGACAAGACGTTTGTGTTTCCTCCCTGGCCGATGGAAGACAGCCTGCGAATCGTGCCGAAGCAGGAAAACCCGTTTGTGAAAGAGCATGGGCTCGAGAACAAACGCGTGATCATGTACAGCGGCAACCATGGCGTAACGACTCCGGTCGACCCGCTGGTGGATGCAGCGCTCGAGCTGCAAGATAACGAACACCTGCACTTCATGTTCATCGGAGCAGGGGCAGGCAAGCAGGTGGTCGACGAGGCGATCGCCAAGCATCATCCTCGCAACCTGGTGTCGCTTCCCTACCAACCGCTATCAGAGATAGGTAACTCGCTCTCGGCGGCCGACGTGCATCTGGTGCTGATGTCCGAGGCACTGATCGGCATCGTGCATCCTTGCAAAGTGTATGGGGCGATGGCCGTTGGCAAGCCGATCCTGTTCCTCGGTCCGGTGCCGAGCCACATCTCGGAGATTCTCGAGCTGGCCCCCATCGGCTGGCAGATTCCGACCGGCGATCCGAACGCAGTACGCGAAGTACTGAAAGAAATCGATAACACCTCGGATGAGCAACTCGCCGATATGGGACGCCAAGCCCGGGCGCTGATCGACGACCGATTTAGCAAAGCGAAGCTCTGCGACCGCTTCTGCGAAATCGTTGAAGGCACGCTCAAGCAACGGGTTGAGGCTACCTCGACGACCACTTCCACCGCGAGCAGCTAG
- a CDS encoding IS630 family transposase, translating into MPKLNDEFCERMEDVLEQYEKPLDPNEPVVCLDEQPYQRVDDARPPEPAAPGKIAKQDYEYRRCGTCSVFVAVEPKAGKRFVQAKRHRKRADFARFVRDLLKRYPDAERVHLVMDNLNTHNEKSLIETFGEEAARPMLERIVWHFTPKHASWLNMAEIEISAIQRQCLGRRLASLDKVQSELSHCSRDRNRKKIKINWTFHRKDAKRVFPELYRK; encoded by the coding sequence GTGCCCAAGCTGAACGACGAGTTCTGTGAGCGGATGGAGGACGTCCTCGAGCAGTACGAGAAGCCGCTCGACCCGAACGAGCCGGTCGTCTGCCTCGACGAGCAGCCCTATCAGAGGGTCGACGACGCGCGGCCGCCCGAGCCCGCGGCACCCGGCAAGATCGCGAAGCAGGACTACGAGTACCGCCGCTGCGGAACCTGCAGCGTGTTCGTGGCGGTCGAGCCGAAGGCGGGCAAGCGATTCGTTCAGGCCAAGCGTCACCGCAAGCGAGCCGACTTCGCCCGGTTCGTCCGCGACCTCTTGAAGCGCTATCCCGACGCAGAGCGGGTTCATCTGGTGATGGACAACCTCAACACGCACAACGAGAAGTCGTTGATCGAAACCTTTGGCGAGGAGGCGGCTCGGCCAATGCTGGAGCGGATTGTGTGGCATTTTACCCCCAAGCATGCCAGTTGGCTCAACATGGCCGAGATCGAAATCTCGGCCATACAGCGACAATGCCTGGGACGTCGGTTGGCTTCGCTCGACAAGGTTCAAAGCGAACTCTCCCACTGTTCACGCGACCGCAATCGGAAGAAAATCAAAATCAATTGGACCTTCCATCGAAAAGACGCCAAACGCGTCTTCCCTGAACTCTATAGGAAATGA
- a CDS encoding DUF5713 family protein — translation MPVTNDKIKARDILSEMYADGYFPDFLVDKIKVILLDMCEQIEHEQPKDEDSLLKLTHAATKRINDLEEEFEENDSELETGAREALGAEFDFIVRAYGFADVDIEDVIAPREW, via the coding sequence ATGCCAGTAACGAACGACAAGATCAAAGCCCGCGACATACTCAGCGAGATGTACGCCGACGGCTACTTCCCCGACTTCCTCGTAGACAAGATCAAGGTCATCCTCCTTGATATGTGTGAACAGATCGAGCACGAGCAACCCAAGGACGAAGATTCGCTTCTTAAGCTGACGCATGCAGCTACAAAACGAATCAACGACCTCGAAGAAGAGTTTGAAGAAAACGATAGCGAGTTGGAGACAGGAGCCCGAGAAGCGCTGGGAGCCGAGTTCGACTTCATCGTGCGTGCTTACGGCTTTGCGGACGTCGACATCGAAGATGTGATAGCTCCCCGTGAGTGGTAG
- a CDS encoding PEP-CTERM sorting domain-containing protein, with translation MREKYPSTPLAARLLVLWAALAFGGSAAEAIVVMNLDPTANYAAPNDTSLPEFAGHTDPGWANITQRGVYLGNGWVLSANHTFDSSTTQDKFRDEAFDIVPNSTIRLKNTALLTNAGYTTNADLKLYRLNSQSQFDGTPEQVVSVDGSTIQRLSIGHSRMSTNKEVVVMTEGRIRSNSDLVYWTGDKTSDPTWQGQTDCIGCFNSSDPDQYAPSNRQLAVGYQISQTTSGYAWGTNKVESSSQIAQRLEDFKSAGSGYYLLDDSVDTVAQGFYFDDYEFTLDGTRTPTSGGGNEMQAAAGDSGGGIFSWNGSSWELNGTMLAVANYIHSGYAKAIHQDNGSGDDIVYGDLNVFADLSYYSSQIEAYISAPEGYEWAGTGDDTRFFSLVNREYGYDSTGNLVQLSAGVWGDINLDGVVSGDGTGSWEDDDVTAFAQGWGWEQASGDMFSWKRGDLNQDGVTDWSDFALLRQGIAETTGAQLSFAAVVGGSGVTVVPEPGSAALLAGLASLGFGWCWRKRQKPSVQ, from the coding sequence ATGCGCGAAAAGTACCCCTCCACTCCTCTAGCAGCACGCTTGCTCGTGCTTTGGGCGGCGCTGGCATTTGGTGGTTCCGCAGCCGAGGCGATCGTGGTGATGAATCTCGACCCAACGGCCAACTACGCCGCGCCGAACGACACCTCGCTGCCGGAATTTGCAGGGCACACCGATCCCGGCTGGGCCAATATAACGCAACGCGGGGTTTACCTTGGTAACGGATGGGTGCTATCGGCGAATCACACGTTCGATTCTTCGACCACGCAAGATAAGTTCCGTGACGAAGCATTCGACATCGTGCCGAACTCGACCATTCGGCTCAAGAACACCGCATTGTTGACCAACGCTGGCTACACGACTAATGCCGACCTGAAACTGTACCGACTTAACAGCCAATCGCAGTTCGATGGCACTCCCGAGCAAGTTGTATCGGTAGATGGCTCGACCATTCAACGTCTTTCTATCGGACATAGTCGAATGTCGACTAACAAGGAAGTCGTGGTGATGACTGAAGGTCGGATACGGTCCAATTCCGATCTGGTGTACTGGACCGGTGACAAAACCTCGGATCCCACCTGGCAAGGCCAAACCGATTGTATCGGTTGCTTTAACTCGTCGGACCCCGATCAATACGCACCGAGTAACAGACAGCTCGCGGTTGGCTATCAGATTAGCCAGACAACTAGCGGTTACGCTTGGGGTACGAACAAAGTGGAATCGAGTTCACAGATTGCTCAACGACTGGAAGACTTTAAGTCGGCAGGTAGCGGCTACTACCTGCTTGACGACAGTGTCGATACGGTCGCCCAAGGTTTCTACTTCGACGACTACGAGTTTACCCTCGACGGAACGCGCACTCCGACTTCGGGTGGGGGGAACGAAATGCAGGCGGCCGCTGGCGACTCGGGCGGTGGCATCTTTAGTTGGAATGGTAGCTCCTGGGAACTCAATGGCACCATGTTGGCGGTGGCCAACTACATTCACAGTGGTTACGCCAAGGCGATTCATCAAGACAACGGTTCAGGCGACGACATCGTATACGGCGACCTGAATGTGTTCGCCGACCTTAGCTATTACTCCTCGCAGATCGAAGCCTACATCTCCGCGCCCGAAGGTTATGAGTGGGCCGGCACCGGCGACGATACTCGCTTCTTCTCTTTAGTGAACCGCGAGTATGGCTACGATTCCACTGGCAACCTGGTGCAACTCAGCGCCGGCGTGTGGGGCGACATCAATCTCGATGGAGTCGTCTCCGGCGACGGAACCGGCAGCTGGGAAGACGACGACGTCACGGCCTTCGCCCAAGGGTGGGGCTGGGAGCAAGCGTCCGGCGATATGTTCTCCTGGAAACGAGGCGACCTGAATCAAGATGGCGTGACCGACTGGAGCGACTTCGCCCTGCTGCGGCAAGGCATCGCAGAGACCACCGGAGCCCAACTCTCCTTCGCAGCCGTGGTCGGTGGTAGCGGTGTGACCGTGGTCCCCGAACCCGGTTCGGCTGCTTTACTCGCTGGTTTGGCGTCGCTCGGCTTCGGCTGGTGCTGGCGGAAGCGACAAAAGCCGTCGGTTCAATAA